The following are from one region of the Capsicum annuum cultivar UCD-10X-F1 chromosome 1, UCD10Xv1.1, whole genome shotgun sequence genome:
- the LOC107842782 gene encoding mitochondrial thiamine diphosphate carrier 2, translating to MEETGQLKRAFIDATAGAISGGISRTVTSPLDVIKIRFQVQLEPTTQWALLTRTVYGNSKYTGMLQASKDILREEGLPGFWRGNVPALLMVMPYTAIQFAVLHKLKTFASGSSNSEDHVNLSPYLSYVSGALAGCAATVGSYPFDLLRTILASQGEPKVYPNMRAAFVDIFRTRGIRGLYSGLTPTLVEIVPYAGLQFGTYDTFKRWMMTWNHLRSSNTIHGDEHVSSFQLFICGLGAGTCAKAVCHPLDVVKKRFQIEGLQRHPRYGARLEPRAYRNMYDGLRRILIEEGWAGLYKGIVPSIVKAAPAGAVTFVAYEYTSDRLESILT from the exons ATGGAAGAGACGGGGCAGCTTAAAAGAGCTTTTATAGATGCTACGGCTGGTGCAATTTCTGGGGGTATATCCAGGACCGTAACGTCACCTCTTGATGTTATTAAAATCAGATTCCAG GTTCAACTGGAACCCACTACTCAGTGGGCCTTGCTTACAAGAACTGTGTATGGCAATTCAAAATATACGGGGATGCTGCAAGCCAGTAAAGACATACTCAGAGAAGAAGGTTTACCG GGATTTTGGCGGGGTAACGTTCCTGCTTTACTGATGGTTATGCCATACACTGCAATACAATTTGCGGTGTTGCACAAATTAAAAACTTTTGCTAGTGGCTCTTCAAATTCAG AGGATCACGTTAACTTGAGCCCTTATCTTTCTTACGTCAGTGGAGCGTTAGCAGGCTGTGCAGCTACCGTTGGTTCTTATCCGTTTGATCTTTTGAGAACCATTTTAGCTTCTCAAGGAGAGCCAAAG GTTTATCCGAACATGAGGGCTGCATTTGTTGATATATTTAGAACTCGTGGCATTCGAGGACTATATTCTGGATTGACACCTACTCTTGTTGAGATTGTTCCTTATGCTGGTTTGCAATTTGGGACTTATGATACATTCAAACGCTGGATGATG ACCTGGAATCATCTTAGATCTTCTAATACTATCCATGGTGATGAACATGTGTCGAGCTTCCAGCTTTTTATCTGCGGTTTAGGTGCTGGGACATGTGCAAAAGCCGTCTGTCATCCTCTCGATGTTGTTAAGAAGAGGTTCCAG ATTGAAGGACTACAAAGACATCCAAGGTATGGAGCTCGACTGGAGCCTCGTGCCTACAGGAATATGTATGATGGCCTCCGACGGATCTTGATAGAGGAGGGTTGGGCTGGACTTTACAAAGGGATTGTCCCCTCAATTGTTAAAGCTGCACCTGCAGGTGCTGTAACATTTGTTGCTTATGAGTATACGTCAGACCGGTTAGAGTCCATATTGACCTGA